The Echinicola rosea genome has a segment encoding these proteins:
- a CDS encoding alanine dehydrogenase, with protein sequence MGAKMAEISKESGIYPQESLAKTRTSDHSILIGVPKEAELQEKRVVLTPEAVALLVNNNQRVMVESGAGKPSKFSDKAYSDAGAKVVYSSKEAFEAEVVLKVEPPTEEQISYMKPGSCLISALQLGKQNADYIHALNRKKITAVSFEHLEDKVGGMPVVRAMSEIAGSSVMLIAAEYLSSAKKGGKGLILGGITGVPPTNVVIIGAGTVAEYAARTGLGLGANIKIFDNHLYKLRRIKQLLGQQVYTSTIDNYTLGQALKKADVVIGALRGEKGRAKVVVSEEMVAEMMPGSVVIDVSIDQGGCVETSRMTTHNDPVYSMYDIIHYCVPNIASRVSGTASMSLSNIFTPILLQMADLGGAEEMVFNYKWFMKGVYTYRGSLTNAHLARKFQMTHKELQLLLAARY encoded by the coding sequence ATGGGGGCTAAAATGGCTGAGATAAGTAAAGAGAGTGGGATCTACCCGCAGGAGTCCTTGGCAAAGACAAGAACTTCGGACCATTCGATTTTGATAGGAGTTCCCAAAGAAGCGGAATTGCAAGAAAAGAGAGTGGTGCTGACACCGGAAGCGGTGGCTTTGTTGGTCAACAATAACCAGCGGGTGATGGTGGAGTCCGGAGCCGGAAAGCCCTCAAAGTTCTCAGATAAGGCTTATTCAGATGCCGGAGCCAAAGTAGTCTATTCCTCCAAAGAGGCCTTTGAAGCGGAGGTAGTGCTAAAAGTGGAGCCGCCCACAGAAGAACAGATCAGTTATATGAAGCCGGGTAGCTGCCTCATTTCCGCACTCCAGTTGGGAAAACAAAATGCGGATTATATCCATGCTCTTAATAGAAAAAAGATAACAGCGGTATCATTCGAGCACCTCGAGGATAAAGTGGGAGGGATGCCAGTGGTACGTGCCATGAGTGAGATCGCTGGCAGCTCGGTGATGCTCATCGCTGCTGAGTACCTTAGCAGTGCAAAAAAAGGCGGGAAAGGACTGATCTTGGGCGGAATTACCGGTGTTCCTCCTACCAATGTGGTCATCATTGGGGCGGGAACAGTAGCCGAATATGCTGCCAGGACCGGTCTTGGACTTGGGGCCAATATAAAGATTTTTGATAATCACCTCTACAAGCTTAGGAGAATAAAGCAATTATTGGGACAGCAGGTCTATACCTCTACCATCGATAATTATACATTGGGCCAGGCCTTAAAAAAGGCAGATGTAGTCATAGGAGCACTTAGGGGCGAAAAAGGCCGTGCTAAGGTAGTGGTATCAGAAGAAATGGTGGCGGAAATGATGCCCGGAAGTGTAGTGATCGATGTGAGTATTGACCAAGGAGGCTGTGTAGAGACATCCCGGATGACTACTCATAACGATCCCGTTTATAGCATGTATGATATCATTCATTATTGTGTGCCAAACATCGCTTCACGAGTCTCAGGAACGGCTTCTATGTCGCTGAGTAACATTTTCACACCTATTTTACTGCAGATGGCGGACTTAGGTGGAGCTGAGGAAATGGTTTTCAATTATAAGTGGTTTATGAAAGGCGTATATACCTATCGTGGAAGCCTTACCAATGCCCACTTGGCGAGAAAGTTTCAGATGACCCATAAGGAATTGCAACTGCTGCTGGCAGCCAGGTATTAG
- a CDS encoding ThiF family adenylyltransferase translates to MILQDNEELDFNYQALIIPADAQGAQREALGRLLEDETIEKIDQLDIQVSELIKIEHPARKFDEEELLDKMEAFFNEHPRDKYGNWVYFHWRRQLIRILAKEDFVNLRTSRNRYKIKDEEQQRLYTKKIGVIGLSVGQSVALSLAMERSFGELRIADFDTLELSNMNRIRTGLYSLGMKKVWVVAREIAEIDPFLKVTIYDEGITEGNIKDFFERDGGIDLLVEECDSLPIKIKSRLMAKSMGIPVVMDTSDRGMMDIERFDIESERPIFHGYLEKFGDEKELLDILADNYREMLLAILHFEQLSERLKYSMSEIGKTITTWPQLASSVIMGGAMGAHYARMILLGQDVPSNRFYVDLDAIN, encoded by the coding sequence ATGATTTTACAGGACAATGAAGAGCTTGATTTTAATTATCAAGCGTTAATTATTCCCGCGGATGCTCAAGGAGCTCAAAGGGAGGCCTTGGGACGTTTGTTGGAAGACGAGACAATTGAGAAAATTGATCAGCTGGATATCCAAGTGTCCGAACTGATCAAAATAGAACATCCTGCCCGGAAGTTTGATGAGGAAGAATTGCTAGATAAAATGGAAGCTTTTTTCAATGAGCACCCACGGGACAAATATGGAAATTGGGTTTATTTTCATTGGAGAAGGCAATTAATTCGTATTTTAGCTAAAGAAGATTTTGTAAACCTCCGGACATCCAGAAACCGGTACAAAATCAAGGATGAAGAACAGCAGCGTCTTTATACTAAAAAGATTGGTGTAATAGGTCTATCTGTTGGGCAAAGTGTAGCCTTGAGCTTGGCGATGGAGAGGTCTTTTGGAGAGTTGCGTATTGCAGATTTTGATACGCTCGAACTCAGCAATATGAACAGGATACGCACCGGCCTGTATAGTCTGGGGATGAAAAAGGTATGGGTAGTGGCCAGGGAAATCGCAGAAATAGATCCATTTCTCAAAGTGACCATTTATGATGAAGGAATCACGGAAGGGAATATTAAAGATTTTTTTGAAAGGGACGGGGGGATTGACCTGTTGGTGGAGGAGTGTGATAGCCTGCCGATAAAGATAAAGAGCAGATTGATGGCTAAATCAATGGGGATTCCTGTTGTTATGGATACTAGTGACAGGGGTATGATGGATATCGAACGTTTTGATATAGAGTCTGAACGACCTATTTTTCATGGCTATCTGGAGAAATTTGGTGATGAAAAAGAATTGCTTGATATATTAGCGGATAATTATAGGGAAATGTTATTGGCGATTTTGCATTTTGAGCAATTATCTGAAAGATTAAAATATAGTATGAGCGAAATTGGCAAAACTATTACTACGTGGCCCCAATTGGCTTCTTCCGTAATCATGGGAGGAGCGATGGGAGCACATTATGCTAGAATGATACTTCTTGGTCAGGATGTTCCTTCAAACCGGTTTTATGTAGATTTAGACGCCATAAATTAG
- a CDS encoding response regulator produces the protein MSEEAKDKIRILYVDDESNNLQAFKATFRREFKIHLAESAVKGREILAENEIDIIITDQRMPEETGVEFLESIIDKHPEPIRILLTGYTDIQAVIDAINKGQVYHYLTKPWEEEYIKTVIKNAYEVYSLRKENKKLTDDLLKANEQLEFLLRQKLLS, from the coding sequence ATGAGTGAAGAAGCTAAAGATAAGATCCGGATCCTTTATGTGGATGATGAATCGAACAATCTCCAGGCATTTAAAGCTACCTTCAGGAGAGAGTTCAAAATTCACTTGGCAGAATCTGCTGTCAAGGGCCGTGAGATCCTGGCCGAAAATGAAATTGACATCATCATTACTGACCAGCGCATGCCAGAAGAGACTGGCGTAGAATTTCTGGAGTCTATCATAGACAAGCATCCTGAACCCATACGCATACTTCTGACAGGCTACACTGATATCCAAGCGGTCATCGATGCCATTAATAAAGGGCAAGTTTACCACTACCTGACCAAACCTTGGGAAGAGGAATACATCAAAACTGTCATCAAAAATGCTTATGAAGTCTATTCGTTAAGAAAGGAAAACAAGAAACTAACGGATGATCTCCTCAAGGCAAATGAACAACTTGAATTTTTATTAAGACAGAAACTCTTATCCTAA